TTCTTATGAACTGGGAAATGGTCTTACGGCCTACACTCGTCTGAACAACCTTTTAGATTATCGCTATCAGGAAACTTATTCCTTCTACACGGAAGGATTCTCAGGCGTTATCGGTGGTGAGTACTGGTTTTAATTAAAATTTCTCTTAAAGCCTCTCGCGAGAGGGGCTTTTGCAAATACCCGTCAAATCCCGCAGCCAGACATTTTTCTTCATCTCCTTTCATCGCATGCGCAGTGAGCGCCACAACGAAACCTTTGTAATTCTTTTTCTTCAATTCATCGAGAGCCTGAAAACCATCCATTTGCGGCATTTGAATATCCATCAAGATCAAGTCGTATGGTTTATTAAGAGCTTTCTCGACAGCTTCTATTCCATTTTGTGCCATATCGATGGCTTTTTCTTCGACTCCAAGTTTCTGCAAATAACGGCGAAACAAGTCGCGGTTGTCAGAGGCATCATCCACAATCAAAACACTGCTAATAAGCTTAAAGTTGTCGCGTTCATGATTCTCAACATGGGTCGACAAATCCTGTCCGTGATCCGCTTTTTGATAAGCCACGGAAATTAAAAAACTACTCCCCTTTCCTGCAGAGCTTCTATCCAGAATCACATCGCCACCTAATAGGCGCGCAAGTTTACGAGAAAGAAAAAGTCCTAATCCCGTGCCGCCAAACCTTCGCGTTGTAGAGCTATCCGCCTGAACAAAAGGTTGAAATAAATTGCTTCTTTGTTCCGGAGAAATCCCAATCCCTGTATCCGTCACTCTGAATTGCAAATTCTTTTTACAGCGGGCCTCTAATTCGACATATCCTTCGTCAGTAAATTTAATCGCATTACCGATCACATTAATGAGAATCTGACGAAGACGCGTCGGATCCGACACAATAAATTCCGGAAGATTTTCATATTTTACCTTTAGCTCAATCCCTTTTTCTTCGGCACGTCCTTTTAACAGATGCACAATATCGTCAAGCAACGCAGGTAAAGAAAATGGAATTTGTTCAATCTGAATTCTTTCAGACTCCACCTTAGAAATATCCAAAATTTCATCAACGATTCGCAGAAGCTGTTGACCATTTCGCAGAATAGTTTCGATCATGTCCCTTTGTTCTTCGTTTAGAGACTCATCTTCCTTCAGCATTTCGGTAAATCCCAACATCGCACCCAGCGGCGTACGAATTTCATGGCTTACGTTAGCTAGAAAAGCACTTTTCGCCCTGTTGGCTTCTTGAGCTTTATAAAACAGTCTTGAATTTTCGATAGCTATGGCCAACCGACTGGAAATCTCATCGGCTATGGACAAATCCATTTCATTGAATTCTTCTTGTTTTAACAAAAATGTGACGAAACCAAACGGCCTTTGATCGCGGATTTTAATCGGTGTCACGATCATGGAACTTATAAAGACCGGCCTATCTTCCGCATAAGCATCCGCACTAAAACTTTCTGCGAGATGCAAATCCATATCGACTCTTTGATAAAGCTCGGACTGCCCCGAACGCAAAACTTGCGCGGCTCCGAAAGCGGCATCCCAACGCAGAGGATGGCGTTTCCGCCAAGCCCTGATATATTCCTCATCAAACTTGTCATGGGATGAGATTTCTGTAATCGCGATATCATAGCCCTCGTCATCTAAAAGATCGACGACACAGATGTCCGCCAGAAAATTGACCACTTCTTCGGTAAAACTTTTTAAGACACGTTCTTGATCGAAGGATTCCGCAAGGACATAACTGAGTTCAGATAAAAATCCCATTTGTTTGGCGCGAGCTTCTGCCGCTTCGCGGGCCAGTTGCTCTTCCAGCAGAGCCATCTTTTGTTTTTCTGACTCTTTTCTTTCAGTGATGTCTTCAGAAACGCAAAGAAGATATTCAGGTTTTCCTTTTTTATTAAAGATCGGAATTTTTTTTGTATGCAAATATCGCAAGCCCTGTGCTGTTTGAATCGGCTCTTCGGGAATATCCACAACACGTGACTGTTCAACGACGTATCGTTCATTTTCTATAGATGCATCGGCCTGTTCCTTTGGAAATAGATCGTAATCGGTTTTGCCGATCATTTGGGCGCGGGGAACGCCAATTAATTTTTCTCCTGCCTTGTTGAAACGAACGAAGCGAAAATCTTGGGCGTCTTTAACAAAAACCATCGTCGGCATGTTTTCAAAAATAGCTTCAAAAAAGGCTTGGGATTGCTGAAGTTCTTGTGTGCGCAGTGAAACACGCTCTTCCAGAAGGAGATTGGCTTGCTCCAGTTCTCGTTCGATTTTTTTTCGAGCCGAAATATCCAAAACAAGTGCGATCACCGTGCCGTCTTTAAACATAGTCAAGGAAACCAAAGCTGGAACGCGATGACCGTCTTTATGAACGTATTCTTTTTCAAAACCGGCGATGGTTTTATTTCTTAGAAGTTGATCAATATAACCCTTGCTCGTCTCAACATCTTCTGGCGCCGTGAGTTTGATCCAATTCAGCTCATGACGTTCAAGATCACGACGAGTGTAACCCAACATTTTTAAAACATAATCGTTCGCATCCAGAATTGAACCATTCATGGTGCTTGCGATAATACCAATCATGTCGGAATCAAAGATGGTTTTATATCTTTGATCCTGCTGATACCTTTCCCGGGAAGGTTCCATTTACACTCCTCCCAAACTCTCAACCTACGCTTCCAAGAAAATCCTTTCAATGGATTCCTCAGAGGACTGAGAGCCGACAAGAATTATGGCTTTGTGACTTTTCCGAGAGGTTTTAATTTTCCGACTTTGCCGACTTTAGACGGCAAGGCATGTTGAATTTTTTCTGTCATCCACGGATCGATTGCCAAGAGTCTGTCCAGGTTCAAACCTGTTTTTACTCCCATGCCGTGGAACATATATACAACGTCTTCTGTGGCGACGTTGCCTGTCGCGCCCGGAGCATAAGGGCATCCGCCTAAGCCGCCAAGACTTGTATCGAACACCGTCACACCCATTTTGTAGGCGGCAAGAATATTCGCAAGAGCTTGCCCGCGAGTATCGTGAAAGTGACCTGCTAATTTTTTTACTGGAATTACTTTTTTAAGTTTTTTGAAAAGAGATTCCACTTGGCCCACATCTGCGACACCAATCGTATCACCGATCGAGATTTCATAGACGCCAAGCTTATGCATTCTTTTAGCAATTTTGATCACGCGTGCTTCAGGAACTTTTCCTTCAAACGGGCAACCAAAACATGTTGAAAGATAACCGCGCACTTTGATTTTATGCTTTTTCGCCAAAGCCATCACAGGTTCGAAGCGCTTAAAGCTTTCATCAATCGTGCAGTTGATATTTTTTAATGAGAAAGATTCCGAACAAGCCGCAAAGATCGCGACTTCTTTCACGCCACTTTTAATGGCGTC
This region of Bdellovibrio sp. BCCA genomic DNA includes:
- a CDS encoding PAS domain-containing hybrid sensor histidine kinase/response regulator, with product MEPSRERYQQDQRYKTIFDSDMIGIIASTMNGSILDANDYVLKMLGYTRRDLERHELNWIKLTAPEDVETSKGYIDQLLRNKTIAGFEKEYVHKDGHRVPALVSLTMFKDGTVIALVLDISARKKIERELEQANLLLEERVSLRTQELQQSQAFFEAIFENMPTMVFVKDAQDFRFVRFNKAGEKLIGVPRAQMIGKTDYDLFPKEQADASIENERYVVEQSRVVDIPEEPIQTAQGLRYLHTKKIPIFNKKGKPEYLLCVSEDITERKESEKQKMALLEEQLAREAAEARAKQMGFLSELSYVLAESFDQERVLKSFTEEVVNFLADICVVDLLDDEGYDIAITEISSHDKFDEEYIRAWRKRHPLRWDAAFGAAQVLRSGQSELYQRVDMDLHLAESFSADAYAEDRPVFISSMIVTPIKIRDQRPFGFVTFLLKQEEFNEMDLSIADEISSRLAIAIENSRLFYKAQEANRAKSAFLANVSHEIRTPLGAMLGFTEMLKEDESLNEEQRDMIETILRNGQQLLRIVDEILDISKVESERIQIEQIPFSLPALLDDIVHLLKGRAEEKGIELKVKYENLPEFIVSDPTRLRQILINVIGNAIKFTDEGYVELEARCKKNLQFRVTDTGIGISPEQRSNLFQPFVQADSSTTRRFGGTGLGLFLSRKLARLLGGDVILDRSSAGKGSSFLISVAYQKADHGQDLSTHVENHERDNFKLISSVLIVDDASDNRDLFRRYLQKLGVEEKAIDMAQNGIEAVEKALNKPYDLILMDIQMPQMDGFQALDELKKKNYKGFVVALTAHAMKGDEEKCLAAGFDGYLQKPLSREALREILIKTSTHHR
- a CDS encoding hydroxymethylglutaryl-CoA lyase, which produces MKKSVVIVEMGLRDGLQNEKAVLDADTRVEFAKRLIEAGTKRVEIGAFVSPQWVPQMAGTAEVVEKTFALVKAGQIPKKTEFSVLVPNERGMQDAIKSGVKEVAIFAACSESFSLKNINCTIDESFKRFEPVMALAKKHKIKVRGYLSTCFGCPFEGKVPEARVIKIAKRMHKLGVYEISIGDTIGVADVGQVESLFKKLKKVIPVKKLAGHFHDTRGQALANILAAYKMGVTVFDTSLGGLGGCPYAPGATGNVATEDVVYMFHGMGVKTGLNLDRLLAIDPWMTEKIQHALPSKVGKVGKLKPLGKVTKP